The segment AATCGTTCCCATCGCACCGTCTTGCACCAAATACGCTTCGCCCCGAAGCACCGCGGCAAGATGATCGTCTTTGATGGTGAGGCCCGCAAGCCGGTCGTAGGGCATGTCTTTGCAAAACGACGTAACGCGCAGGCGGGCGGCGCGGGCTTCCGAATGATTATCCATGGCAGACCCTTCCGGTTGTTCGAAACGTACAGAAATCCCTCATGCGGCAAAGCGAGCAAACGCGCACCTCGGCATCGGCGACGGGCCCGTCGAACAGGCCGATGATGGCGGTGATGCTTTTCGTGGGCACCAGAAGATCGGTGTCGGTAACCGAAAGCCCGAGCGACTCAAACGCCCCGAGCACCGCCACGAGACGCGGTTGGACGGCAAGCGGCAGGTCACCGTAGCCCGGGCTGTAGCGCCAATTCGCCTGTAGGCCGCGCATCGCCGCCTCGGCGACGACGGTCGCTTCCGCGGCATCCGCAACCCGCTCGATCAAAGCCGAGCAGGCAGCATCGTATACGAGCGCATCGAGGGGATTGATCACCTTCAACCGAGCGAGCTCCTGCTCGCTCTTCGCGCCGAGCGTGCACGCCAAAAGCACGCACTCGCACGCTCCGTTGAGGTGGCGTACGATATCGAAGCCTTCGAGCATAAGCGGAGTACCGAGTACCTCGACGAAGGGGCGCTCTCGCTCGCCCGCCGCAGCATCGACCATCTGCGCTTCGCTATCGGGCTGCCGAGCGCCACCTCCCTGCTCGGAGTCGCCTCCGAGCACCTCATCGCCATCGGGCTTTCGGCTGCCGGACGCCCCGGCGTTTCGCGTGACGGTGCCGCGCACCTGCACAGCGAACCGCTTTGCAACGCATGTCGGATTGAGCTCTTCCCCTACCCGATCGATGATTGCGTCGATCCGATCGTGCAGATGAGGCTCGATCACCTGTCCCGCATAGCCGAGATACCGCAGAACCTCGGTGCGATCAATTTTGTAGTCCATAATCGGGGCCGCCTAGCGCCAGCAGGGCTTCTGAAACGCCGCGCCCCGCTGCGCACGCAGGGCCCGTACGGTGTCGCATGCGATGCGCGGCTGGTTCATCGTGTAGACGTGCAGCCCGTCCACCCCGTGGGCTTGCAGATCGACAAGCTGATTGCACGCGTACTCGATGCCCGCTTTGCGAAGGCTTTCGGCATCGTCTTCGTATTTGGCGAGCAGTTTGATGATAGGCGATGGAAGCGACGCGCCGCACATGAAAACCATCCGCTGGATCTGCGCCTTGCCGAGAAACGGCATGATCCCCGCCGTGATGGGCACCGTGACGTTCGCATCGCGGCACGCTTCGAGGAACCGGTAGAAACAGCTGTTGTCGAAAAACAGCTGCGACACGAAAAACGATGCGCCCGCATCCTGCTTCTGCTTGAGGTGCTCGATGCTCGTTTCAAGCCGTTCGCACTCGATGTGCCCTTCGGGATAGCAGGCCGCACCAACGCAGAAACCCTCGTCGACGAGCACGCCGATGGTGTCCTTCGCGAAGGGGAACTCGGATACGTCGCATCCGTCCACGCGATCGCCGCGCAAAGCGAGCACGTTTTCGATGCCCTTCGCCTTCAAATCGGCAACGCGATCAAAGAGTGTGCGCTCGGTAAGCCCCCTGCAGGTAAGATGAGCCATGACGGGCACGCCGAACTCGGCCTGGATCATGTGGGCGATCTGGGTAGTGGCACCGCCGTTTCCGCTTCCACCCGCCGAATACGTGACGCTGATGAAATCGGGTTCGAGCGCAGAGAGCTCGCGTGCTACCTCGTGCGCGGTCTCAAGCGTAAGATCTCCCTTCGGGGGGAATATCTCGAACGATATGGGCTGGGCGCCGTGGGCGAATGTTTCGGTAATGTTCATGGCTGCTAGTATAGCAAGGCCGATCGAGCGGTGCGCAGAAATCCTCGATCCGAGCCGAAACAACAGCCGCATGAGCAGAACTGCAAACCAGGGCCCGAGCAGACCGAAAGGCGGCTGCATGTCGCGCAACCGCCTTTCGCCGCAAGCTCGTTCGCATGACCGCGCTTGACCGCCTCCGAACGGGCTCGGAGATTTCTGCACCTACTTTCGCGCCGAGAGCCGATACTTGTCCCACGGGAAGTACACGGCAAGCGCGCCGAGCCCGGAGAGCATGATGGTAAGCACCGCAATCGCTACGTTCACCTCCATCAGATGCACGCCGACACCGACGACAGCCCACACGATCACCGCACCGAACGCATAATCGCTAAACGTGCGTTTCATATAGAACGCGAGGGCGAAAAACGCTACGGCGAGCACGATGGTGCTGATGGGTTGGATAATGGAGAACTCCGCCCCCGTAAAGCGCGTCGCCACATGGGCTATGTTCGCAACCGTCGCCACGCAAAGCCAGGCGAAGTACAGCGAAATCGGCACGCGATCGATCCATCTCGTCGAAGTTTCGTGGACGCGCGCGTACAGCATGCCGAGCACCACGAGCAAAGCCGCGATTACAATGATCGAGGGAACGAATATCTCGAAGTGCCACAGCGCG is part of the Raoultibacter phocaeensis genome and harbors:
- a CDS encoding vitamin B12 dependent methionine synthase; translation: MDYKIDRTEVLRYLGYAGQVIEPHLHDRIDAIIDRVGEELNPTCVAKRFAVQVRGTVTRNAGASGSRKPDGDEVLGGDSEQGGGARQPDSEAQMVDAAAGERERPFVEVLGTPLMLEGFDIVRHLNGACECVLLACTLGAKSEQELARLKVINPLDALVYDAACSALIERVADAAEATVVAEAAMRGLQANWRYSPGYGDLPLAVQPRLVAVLGAFESLGLSVTDTDLLVPTKSITAIIGLFDGPVADAEVRVCSLCRMRDFCTFRTTGRVCHG
- a CDS encoding methylenetetrahydrofolate reductase yields the protein MQPPFGLLGPWFAVLLMRLLFRLGSRISAHRSIGLAILAAMNITETFAHGAQPISFEIFPPKGDLTLETAHEVARELSALEPDFISVTYSAGGSGNGGATTQIAHMIQAEFGVPVMAHLTCRGLTERTLFDRVADLKAKGIENVLALRGDRVDGCDVSEFPFAKDTIGVLVDEGFCVGAACYPEGHIECERLETSIEHLKQKQDAGASFFVSQLFFDNSCFYRFLEACRDANVTVPITAGIMPFLGKAQIQRMVFMCGASLPSPIIKLLAKYEDDAESLRKAGIEYACNQLVDLQAHGVDGLHVYTMNQPRIACDTVRALRAQRGAAFQKPCWR
- a CDS encoding TspO/MBR family protein, with amino-acid sequence MGATTDNTAYQQRKQSVAQASGGTWQEAKGSGVRKSSTTRMNIAVVWIAYAVTIACNAAFEIFALGGTTSAEVSNEVFTWFTPAGYVFSIWSVIYIGLAVWLVAYSGNASQDESYGAIPLGRTALLFTATCVFNIAWLALWHFEIFVPSIIVIAALLVVLGMLYARVHETSTRWIDRVPISLYFAWLCVATVANIAHVATRFTGAEFSIIQPISTIVLAVAFFALAFYMKRTFSDYAFGAVIVWAVVGVGVHLMEVNVAIAVLTIMLSGLGALAVYFPWDKYRLSARK